One window of Gemmatimonadota bacterium genomic DNA carries:
- a CDS encoding gluconate 2-dehydrogenase subunit 3 family protein, translating to MSEMSRRQALGVLASLPLAMALDRLETTPAAVERAAEAAQQALRLGEGEGERYQPRFFTPHEWRTVRTLVDLIIPRDERSGSATEAGVPEFMDFTMMDRPSMQTWMRGGLRWLDAESMERFGQLFAELAPAQQTAILDEIAWPARARPELSQGVHFFNRFRDLTASGFFSSRIGIQDLGYSGNTAVPEWKGCPEAALRHLGVSYRETASQYFGGR from the coding sequence GTGAGCGAGATGAGCCGCCGGCAGGCGCTGGGCGTGCTCGCCAGCCTGCCCCTGGCCATGGCGCTGGACCGCCTCGAGACCACCCCGGCCGCCGTCGAGCGCGCGGCAGAAGCCGCGCAGCAGGCGCTCCGCCTGGGAGAGGGGGAGGGTGAGCGCTACCAGCCCAGGTTCTTCACGCCGCACGAGTGGCGGACCGTGCGCACACTCGTGGACCTCATCATCCCGCGGGACGAGCGCTCCGGCAGCGCGACGGAGGCGGGTGTCCCCGAGTTCATGGACTTCACCATGATGGACCGCCCTTCCATGCAGACCTGGATGCGGGGCGGGCTGCGCTGGCTGGACGCCGAGAGCATGGAGCGCTTCGGCCAGCTATTCGCCGAGCTGGCGCCCGCCCAGCAGACGGCCATCCTGGACGAAATCGCCTGGCCCGCCCGCGCCCGCCCCGAGCTGAGCCAGGGCGTGCACTTCTTCAACCGGTTCCGTGACCTGACTGCCTCCGGCTTCTTCTCCAGCCGCATCGGCATCCAGGACCTGGGGTATTCCGGCAACACTGCCGTGCCCGAGTGGAAGGGGTGTCCCGAGGCAGCGCTCCGCCACCTGGGCGTGAGCTACCGCGAGACGGCGTCCCAGTATTTCGGTGGACGATGA
- a CDS encoding NAD(P)H-dependent oxidoreductase, producing the protein MYKTKPCAECDMPSSQPLRVLVLNGTLKHSPDISNTEELASEVVRAMEAHAPIEADFIRLVDRAIPAGLGYRESADDDWPEIVQRIKAADIVIFATPIWWGGRSSLMQRAIERLDALDEEYHASGRSALYNKVAGVVITGSEDGALSTMGTIMMVLTWMGFTLPPECAAYWVGEVGFPPAEDREKRLNNPAVPNMAKNMARNLVYYAQLLRLHPLRPRHLEAVVAEAGD; encoded by the coding sequence ATGTACAAGACGAAGCCCTGCGCCGAATGCGACATGCCGTCCAGCCAGCCGCTGCGCGTGCTGGTGCTGAACGGGACACTCAAGCACTCGCCCGACATCTCGAACACGGAGGAGCTGGCGTCCGAGGTGGTGCGGGCCATGGAGGCGCACGCGCCCATCGAGGCAGACTTCATCCGGCTGGTGGACCGGGCCATTCCGGCCGGGTTGGGCTACCGGGAGTCGGCTGATGACGACTGGCCGGAGATCGTGCAGCGAATCAAAGCCGCGGACATCGTGATCTTCGCCACGCCCATCTGGTGGGGCGGGCGCTCGAGCCTCATGCAGCGGGCGATCGAGCGGCTGGATGCGCTGGACGAGGAGTACCATGCCTCGGGGCGCAGCGCGTTGTACAACAAGGTGGCGGGTGTAGTGATCACGGGGAGCGAGGACGGCGCGCTCAGCACCATGGGCACGATCATGATGGTGCTGACCTGGATGGGCTTCACCCTGCCGCCGGAATGCGCGGCCTACTGGGTGGGTGAGGTGGGGTTCCCACCGGCGGAGGACCGGGAGAAGCGGCTGAACAACCCGGCGGTGCCCAACATGGCGAAGAACATGGCGCGCAATCTGGTCTACTACGCGCAGCTCCTGCGCCTGCACCCACTGCGCCCGCGACATTTGGAGGCAGTGGTGGCGGAAGCCGGAGACTGA
- a CDS encoding GMC family oxidoreductase, which yields MAAYMLTRAGASVVLLEAGRPWFSTEHSDMLRWPYDSPRRGASTTERPFGEFDACDGGWEIPGEPYTTAPGTSFRWFRARMLGGRTNHWGRISLRFGPHDFRRKSLDGLGDDWPISYQDLKPYYDRVDRLVGIYGSREGLPNEPDGVFLPPPRPRCYELLVKQSCDRLGVACISSRLSILTRPLNGRPACHFCGQCNRGCSTNSNFSSPEVLIRPALATGRLTLITSAMAREVTVGDDGRATGVAYIDKETGSGAHVRARVVVLAASACESARLLLNSKSSRHPQGLANSSGVVGRYLTDTTGTDVAGFIPRLVDNPVHNEDGAGGHIYMPWWLDNRKLDFPRGYHIEVWGGRRVPSYGFMGNIHRYPPGGGYGQQLKQDYRRYWGATVGFSGRGEMIPNDDCYCDIDPDTVDEWGIPVLRFHWKWSDHERKQARHMQETFRAIIADMGGEVYAPMPSYEQDYGLLPGGVIIHELGTTRMGRDPATSVLNEYCQAHEVKNLFLADGGAFVSQADKNPTWTILALAMRTGEYIAWQMKRRAL from the coding sequence ATGGCCGCCTACATGCTGACCCGCGCCGGCGCCAGCGTAGTGCTGCTCGAGGCCGGCCGCCCCTGGTTCTCGACCGAGCACAGCGACATGCTCAGGTGGCCCTACGACTCGCCGCGCCGGGGCGCGTCCACGACCGAGCGGCCGTTCGGCGAGTTCGATGCCTGCGACGGCGGCTGGGAGATCCCCGGCGAGCCTTACACCACGGCGCCGGGCACCAGCTTCCGCTGGTTCCGCGCACGCATGCTGGGCGGGCGCACCAACCACTGGGGCCGCATCTCGCTGCGCTTCGGCCCCCACGATTTCCGGCGCAAGAGCCTGGACGGGCTGGGCGATGACTGGCCGATCAGCTACCAGGACCTCAAGCCCTACTACGACCGGGTCGACCGGCTGGTCGGGATCTATGGCAGCAGGGAAGGCCTGCCTAACGAGCCGGACGGCGTCTTCCTACCGCCGCCCCGCCCCCGCTGCTACGAGCTGCTGGTCAAGCAGTCCTGCGACCGTCTGGGCGTCGCCTGCATCTCCTCGCGCCTCTCCATCCTGACCCGCCCGCTCAACGGCCGCCCCGCCTGCCACTTCTGCGGCCAGTGCAACCGCGGCTGCAGCACCAACTCGAACTTCTCCAGCCCGGAAGTGCTGATCCGCCCCGCGCTGGCGACCGGCCGGCTCACCCTGATCACCAGCGCCATGGCGCGCGAGGTCACGGTGGGCGACGACGGCCGCGCCACCGGCGTCGCCTACATCGACAAGGAGACGGGCTCGGGCGCGCACGTGCGCGCGCGCGTCGTGGTCCTCGCCGCCAGCGCCTGCGAGTCAGCGCGCCTGCTGCTCAACTCGAAGTCCTCGCGCCACCCCCAGGGGCTGGCCAACTCCAGCGGCGTGGTCGGGCGGTACCTCACGGACACGACCGGCACCGACGTGGCCGGCTTCATCCCCCGGCTGGTCGACAACCCCGTGCACAACGAGGATGGCGCCGGCGGGCACATCTATATGCCCTGGTGGCTGGACAACCGCAAGCTCGACTTCCCGCGCGGCTACCACATCGAGGTGTGGGGCGGCCGGCGCGTGCCCTCCTACGGCTTCATGGGCAACATCCACCGCTACCCGCCGGGCGGCGGCTACGGCCAGCAGCTCAAGCAGGACTACCGGCGATACTGGGGCGCGACCGTCGGCTTTTCCGGCCGTGGCGAGATGATCCCCAACGACGACTGCTACTGCGACATCGATCCCGACACCGTGGACGAGTGGGGCATCCCGGTCCTGCGCTTCCACTGGAAGTGGAGCGACCATGAGCGCAAGCAGGCCAGGCACATGCAGGAGACCTTCCGCGCCATCATCGCGGATATGGGTGGCGAGGTCTACGCGCCCATGCCGAGCTATGAGCAGGACTACGGCCTCCTGCCCGGCGGCGTCATCATCCACGAGCTGGGCACGACCCGCATGGGCCGTGACCCGGCCACCTCGGTGCTGAACGAGTACTGCCAGGCGCACGAGGTGAAGAACCTGTTCCTCGCCGATGGCGGCGCCTTCGTCTCGCAGGCGGACAAGAATCCCACCTGGACCATCCTGGCGCTCGCCATGCGCACCGGCGAGTACATTGCCTGGCAGATGAAAAGGAGGGCGCTGTGA